AGGAGGAGCGTCGGTGAAGAAAAGCTCCTAAGAAACAGTAAATACTTAATTAAAGACATTCAATGATGAAGCCATGTGGAACGGCTGGCTTCAGATTTATTCTCTAGCAGAGAAAAATTATCCAAATCATGTCAAATCAGTAAGTACTATCTTAAGGTGTCAAGAGAATTCATGATTCCTGAGAATAATGGTGCGATGCCCCCGGTCGACTTTGTGTGGCGAGTCCACAACATTCTAACATAAACCTTCTTCTGTTCACTTTCACTGAATTAATTGGTGAAAAATAACaattacacagcaacattttgccTAAAACTTTGGCCCTGGACTGTTCAAAGTCTGCTCCACGAGTGTCGATAACTGTAGTCGTGTTCAGTCAGCTCACCGTGAGGTTTTTACCCAGAAAGGCTTGCAGGAAGCCGCTCTTGCCGCTGCCAATGTCTCCAAATACATTACATCGAAAGACACCCCGCTGGGTCTGCTTCTTCTGCAGGTCAATCTTCTTATCTCTGGTTACTACACACAAACATGCGGGTATCAAAGGGTCAGAGCAGAcgacaacaacgacaacaacaacaacaacaacacccggGGTGAATCACTCAAACTGCACAACATCAAGAAAACTGATCAATGAAGCAAATCCCTCCAAACAAGTGGACGAAGGTCTCAGAAAGAAAGCTTCAAAGTCCAAGTAAGCACTGTGGTGATGATAGAATCAACGAGGATCTTCCTCTCATTATTTAAATTAACAAATGAAATATGGTGGAAGGGTGAAATGtttgagtgaatggatgattgTCAGCATAAAACATCTTTAAACTCACCTGTAATTCCCGCTGCTTGAGACTCCTGCTCTGCTATTATCGAGTAACCAAGGTAGCCTAAATACTCCAGACATCGCTGCACGTCCAGATAAGTTGTTAATCTGGAAAAAACAGAAGTCAAATATTGATACTTTATCTTGTATTTTAGACTCATTTATGAGCTGCTTATACAGCACTTCTTTAATTCTACACTTTAGTTAAAGGGCGACTTACGTCCACTGTGAGAGATAGCCCTGGTACGTGATCCAGCCCTGGTCGTTAGTGCAAACCGTGTTATTGACATCTGGACCCCAGGGCATGTATGGAAACACATCAAACAggtccttcagctcctctggcGACAAGGCACAGTCACGGTCCTGACAGACACAGAGTTCAGCTGGCATCAGGCACAAAGAGAAACCGCTGCGCACCAAAAACACGAACTTCTGCCAGGAATTCCTCAAATAACTTCACTTGTTTTCCGTCATTTACAACCAGAGGAAACGAACGTGATGTCCACATTCACAGCAGAACACCGCCCCGCTGTCACATTCACTCTGACGTTCACTGAAACCCTGCTGCTAATTCTCCCAGCAATCCCTCCtgggggggggtcaaaggttCAATCACAGTTCAACAGGTGGTGACTGGAGGCTTTGGACGTGTGTGCAGGATTTCTGGAGAGCTCTGTTACAGTCGGCGTTACGTCAGGGCGGCGATCCAATGACGTTAGGAAACACGGGATTATACCTTGTCATGTTTGTCAAAGACGCTCTGCAGGAAGAGGTAGGCGTTGTGGTTGAGCTCAGTCGTGCAGTCAGGAGGGATTTTCAACCTGGAGAGAGTGACGAGCAGCGATGTTAAAAACTGCACCAAGACGCGAGTCGGGAGTGAGGGAGGAGCCGAAGTTTTGGGTTCACTTTCAGGAATTTAGTCAATTTGGCTCAAAACTTCGATCAAGCTGTGCATGTAAAATCCTCACAGTTACAAAGATGTGTGATATTAGTGTGATTACGCCACAAACCAGTAAATTCACAGTATATTAGAATAAATGAAACTCACGGGGGGAATAAATAGTCCTGATTTAGTTCCAGATCGTCGTCGTACCCAAACCTCCTCAGCACTGTCCAGGTGGTCTCGTGACGCCCGCGCTGAATGAACAGCGTgtgcaggaagaggaagcctGCACGGCAAAGACATGATTATTACACATAACTCCTTTAAAGTCTAAGTTTATTATGTGCTGCTTATGAATATCactaaaagcacaaaaactCGTTCTTACCTTTCAAAGTGAGGCCGTTGTTGGACACTCCATCGATCAGGTTCTTCCTCACCACGTTTTTGACGTCCTCCAGCGCCTGAGGCTCCAGCGGCGTGTTGAAGCACGTCCGCTGAGAGAAATCAcacaggaaacagagcagcaccaAGGTCACTACTCGGCTGAAGGTCAACGCATGCTCCATTCATATGAACCCAGCGTGTCAGAGGTCAACAGTCTGAAAtacaaagctgcttttttttttttttttttttttccacctggaAGAAGTTGAGTTCGTTGTCATTCAGGATTCCGTCATTGTCCAAATCTGACACTTTAAAGATTCGAGTCAGAGCGTTCACACAGTGAGACTTCATCTGGAAATCAGTGAGACACAATTCAAAGTAAAATTAACAGATAACTTCAACCATCCGCTTTATGTTCTTATAAACCCAGGAGTGGAAGCTTACTGTCTACATTCTAAATTCTGGATGActaaaacagaagagaaaaactgcacacagtttgttttgttctcacaTCTTTTTTCTCCGGGCAGTAGAGCGGGCCCGTGGGGTGGAGGACGGCCTTCTGTGCATAGTAGAACAGTTCGGAGATGTTCTTTAAGTTCTTTGCTGAACACTATAAACAAGTAGAAAgggaaagaggaaacacacgAGTGCTGTGTGATCAGTCATATTGAGCAGCTCTTCAGCACGATGCATAAACTATAAGATATAGAAATGTCAGAAACTCAGCAGCCATGAGAAAAGAGCCCCGGCTCGGCAGGAGCTCTACTACGCTGTTCacctgccggtgtgtgttgtacggaggtgtgtgtgaggcgcTGTAAGTCGTAGCCAGACACGGTATTAACACCCAGGATCCGTCTCAGCGGCGTGTCTGATCTAATTAACCCGTCTGAAAAAGACTCGAGTGACGTAACCACAGGTGACGGTCAGGGCCGCGGAAAAGTAACGCgtgcagcagaaacagacatCGGATGGGCAGGAactctgttttggttttgtagTTCCATTCTTTTATAGTTCCATTTCGCCTCCAGAGCGGCACACTTAAAAAGCAGAAATTTACCACAGAGGTTCCTCATTGCTACTATAAAAACCAAAATTTAACTCCAGAACAAAAAGGATGGTCGTTTTCAGGAAGTAACTAAAGGGAAgcgagagaggaaaaaaaatgacaagttGAAAATAGGTTGATGTAAATAAACGGGACAAAATCAACACACATCTTTGGATTGTCAATGTCTCaattttcaaaagcaaaaatcagaaaacacaatgaGCTTTGGGACATTTTGAGATTCTATATACCGTAATGAGGGAGAAACAGACAAACTATTGAATACAATTTTGTGATATGTCCTCAATCAAATCAAAcctaaaataaaatctgacttAAAGTGTTGGAGagttaaagtgaaaataaaaacactatttCTATTTGATCctgaaaacctgactgaaaatgACACTAAAACTGAGACCATACTGTTTCTAAAATACAGAAGACAAGTAGCACAATCACAATCTTAAATTTGACTTTATGAGCCACATGGGAACAGATTTATTGATAATACTTTGCTCCACTTCACTGAAATCAACTGTAACGCTTGTGTGTTGGGAAACGGCAGCAAAGGTGAAGATGAATGAAACGAACCGCCGTCTCACCTCAACACACGTCTCGATCTCGCTGTACTGGTTCATGATGGGCAGGATGGTCTCCATGCTGCTGTGCTCCACCAGGTCAGACTTGTTTCCCACCAGGATGAGAGGAACCCTGAGGAGACCGCCGCAGTCCACATGTGAGACCGCACATCTTCCATCCAGCAGGAAAACTTTAACCTTTTTATGACTTCACTGACTGGATTTTCTGCTGTACAAAAATTTTGCAAACATAAACTTTTTGGTTCCCACCTGCTGTCCTTGTCCGTGTTCTCAGTTATGAGGGGGATCCAGTGACTGGTcacctgcagaaaaacaaagataaaggCAACACATTTTCTATATTTTGGTCAAGAGTGTTTTGTGGAGACGAAAATGATATTTGATGCTGTTCACCACATGAAGAGAATAAATATGGCCGAAGAGGTCACCCACCTTTTCAATGGACTTCTTGTTGTTGACAGAGTAAACAATGCAAATCACATTGGCCTAAAAATGACCGAAGGAGATGCAAATTAGACTTTCACCCCACCTGAAACACTCGTGACTGATCGCGAGATAATTTATTTACTGACCTTGGAAATCTCCTGAAACAACTGTTCGTCCGTCTGCTCGGCCTCTGAGGAGGAAACATAAACTACAGATAAGGATGGAGCTGAAACTCAGACTGGCTAAAACagtacagtgaagccaaacacgaGCAAATTCCTCATTGAAGTAGAAAGCTATTAAGTTGCTCATTTGTACCGGAATAGTCGACGATGTGTGTGGGAACTCTCTCCGGCGTGACGTCTGCAGGGAtggtgatctcctcagctcggTAGGGAACCTGGGACACAGGCgagagagacagggactcaAAGAGTTAATCAGCAGAGAAGCAATACAGGAAAAATGAACGATGTcaaaaaggaattaaaaaaataatcaacaaCTGTGAATGGATATCAATTTCAGATACTGATTGAGTGTGCAACGCACCACATTGGGGAATTCCTCGCTGACCAGCGACATGATGAGAGACGTCTTCCCAACCTTGGCTGTGGAGAGACGGAGACGCAGCTCAGTGACTTTTACTGTGGAATCACAGCAGCGCCTGACGCACTGTCTCATTACAACTACAGTGACGACCATCAGGCATTAATTCAACATGAAATAATTACTGTTGACCTCAAAACTTGACTTTGAGGACACATATTTTACAGCAAGGGcagaaactaaaataaaaatgcatccaGTTTTCACTCAAGCCAAAGAACTACAAGGTTTAAACCAGTATATCAGATAAGTTGATTTCTGATCAAACTCAATCAACTGATTTCTACCCAAGTTTGATGTTGTGCTTGGTTTTAACTGATAACTCTAATGCACTGTTTGACTAGTCAAGAGTAGTTTCCTGTATTTGGTGGAAGAACCAGCGAggaatttttattcttttgcttTTATTGCAAAACACCGGGGTCAACTGAGGTCAACTGAGTATTTGGAAATATTGTCTCtgtccagaggtcagaggtcaggaggggCGGCAGGAGAAATcctgctgcaaaaaaaatatgcagaacAGCCATAACACACGCAAAAACATATATTGATGTCTCAAACAACTGAATACCACTGTTTTGCAATTTATCTCTAAACTTGAAACATATGAACTAAAAATAacgacattttttaaaaatgtgtccaTGATTGAAAAATGCTGAGGATTATTAA
The nucleotide sequence above comes from Salarias fasciatus chromosome 6, fSalaFa1.1, whole genome shotgun sequence. Encoded proteins:
- the rhot1b gene encoding mitochondrial Rho GTPase 1b isoform X2; protein product: MRKDVRILLVGEPKVGKTSLIMSLVSEEFPNVVPYRAEEITIPADVTPERVPTHIVDYSEAEQTDEQLFQEISKANVICIVYSVNNKKSIEKVTSHWIPLITENTDKDSRVPLILVGNKSDLVEHSSMETILPIMNQYSEIETCVECSAKNLKNISELFYYAQKAVLHPTGPLYCPEKKDMKSHCVNALTRIFKVSDLDNDGILNDNELNFFQRTCFNTPLEPQALEDVKNVVRKNLIDGVSNNGLTLKGFLFLHTLFIQRGRHETTWTVLRRFGYDDDLELNQDYLFPPLKIPPDCTTELNHNAYLFLQSVFDKHDKDRDCALSPEELKDLFDVFPYMPWGPDVNNTVCTNDQGWITYQGYLSQWTLTTYLDVQRCLEYLGYLGYSIIAEQESQAAGITVTRDKKIDLQKKQTQRGVFRCNVFGDIGSGKSGFLQAFLGKNLTHQKTINEEHRSYYAISTTYVYGQEKYLLLHEVFPDYDYLSDADLACDIVCLVYDVSNPYSFEYCAKVFKQYFMDSKVPCMMIAAKSDLPEVKQSYGCSPLEFCRRHKMPPPQSFTCNTAAAPSRDIYTKLTTMAMYPHVSQADLKSSTFWLRASVGATVFVVLGFAMYRALLKTR
- the rhot1b gene encoding mitochondrial Rho GTPase 1b isoform X1, which translates into the protein MRKDVRILLVGEPKVGKTSLIMSLVSEEFPNVVPYRAEEITIPADVTPERVPTHIVDYSEAEQTDEQLFQEISKANVICIVYSVNNKKSIEKVTSHWIPLITENTDKDSRVPLILVGNKSDLVEHSSMETILPIMNQYSEIETCVECSAKNLKNISELFYYAQKAVLHPTGPLYCPEKKDMKSHCVNALTRIFKVSDLDNDGILNDNELNFFQRTCFNTPLEPQALEDVKNVVRKNLIDGVSNNGLTLKGFLFLHTLFIQRGRHETTWTVLRRFGYDDDLELNQDYLFPPLKIPPDCTTELNHNAYLFLQSVFDKHDKDRDCALSPEELKDLFDVFPYMPWGPDVNNTVCTNDQGWITYQGYLSQWTLTTYLDVQRCLEYLGYLGYSIIAEQESQAAGITVTRDKKIDLQKKQTQRGVFRCNVFGDIGSGKSGFLQAFLGKNLTHQKTINEEHRSYYAISTTYVYGQEKYLLLHEVFPDYDYLSDADLACDIVCLVYDVSNPYSFEYCAKVFKQYFMDSKVPCMMIAAKSDLPEVKQSYGCSPLEFCRRHKMPPPQSFTCNTAAAPSRDIYTKLTTMAMYPHARLRCMCTCNRCTFCLCQNFLNSELLQTVRAKLYAVVLRRHVSQADLKSSTFWLRASVGATVFVVLGFAMYRALLKTR